The Pseudomonas sp. SCB32 DNA window AACAGCACCAGCGGCGCGTACAAGTTCGTCGCCAACGACGCGAACGTCGAAGCGCTGGAGGCTGGCAACAATCCGAGCGCGATCTATCACGTGACGGCAGCGGCCGATGGCGCGACTTCCGCCAGCCAGACCATTACCATCAACTTCACTGGCGCCGAGGACGCTCCAGTGGTGGCGTCTGTAGTGGCGTCTTACACCGATACGGCAGCCGACGACACCTTCGCCGACAAGACCGGCACCCTGGCCGTGACCAGCCGCGACGGCGACACCAGCTTCAGCTTCGCCTTGGCCGGCAGCAGTTCGTCCGGTATATCGGGCTACGACCTGCAGAACACCAGCAGCGCCTATGGCACTTTGTACCTGAGCAGCACCACGGGGGCGTACAAGTTCATTGCCAACGATGCAGCCATTGAGGCTCTGCAGGCGGGCAGCACGCCGAGTGTGGTGTACAACGTCACGGCCGCGGCTGACGGTGTGACCTCCGCCAGCCAGACCTTCACCCTCAACCTCACTGGCGCCAACGATGCGCCGCGCGACCTGTCGATGGCGGCGGTTTCCTTCGCTGGCGGCAACGGCATCCCCGGCGCCGGTGGCACCATCGGAACCATCAGCGTGCCAGCCATTGCCGACCCGGACGCTGGTGGTAGTTACTCCTATAGCATCTTCAGCGCCAAGGTCGGGCTCCTGGGCGATGCGAGCGTCACCACTTCGACCTCGCAGTTCGCTATCAGCGACCTCAACAATACAGGTGTGCTCAGCACCTCGTCGGCACTTGCCTCCGGCAGCATCTACGAGGTGACGGTCCAGGTAAGCCAGGGCACAGGAGCTGCCCAGGCCACCTACAACGAAACCTTCAGCATCGTCACCGGTACCAATGCCGGGACGGAAAGCCTGCCGGGCGGTGGCTATGACTTCAGCTCCGGCGACGATGTGATCTATGGGCGGCAGAACGTCGACATCATCCTGGCGGGGTCGGGCAACGACACCGTGTTCGGCCAGGACGGCAACGACGAGATCCATGGCGGCACCGGCGTCGACCTGCTGTATGGCGGCAAGGACAACGACTCGTTCGTGTTCTCCACCGGCGACACCGGCATCACCCTGGCCACCGCCGATACCATCGGTGACTTCAACTCGGCGAACGACACCATCGTCACCTCGCTGAACCCGGGCAACGTCACCATCGCCAATGGTTCGGCACTGGCTGACTTCAACGCCTTCGTCAGCGCAGCCAACGCGGTGATGGCGAGCAACTCCGCTAACAACGGCGCCTACATGGCCTGGAATGCGGCGGGCTCCGGCAACGGCTGGCTGGTCATTGACGAGAACCATAGTGGTGCCGTCGATACCGGCGACAGCCTGATCGTGCTGACCGGGGTGAACACTGCGGGGGGGTTCTCGACGACCGATATCGCCTGAGCCGTTGCAGGTCGGGCAGCACAAGAAAACGGGGCCGCTTACAGCGGCCCCGTTTTCTTACAGCTGGAACCGGCGCATCGGCACGCGCCGTGCTCGCGAGCATGCCCGCGCCTGCAGGACAGCCTGCGAGCGGATCAGTCGAGCAATTCGCTGAACGGAATGAAGACCAACGCGTCGCCTTCGGCCAGCGTCGTCCCTTCGCGCACTTCCGCCAAGCCTTCGGCCCAGGCCGCGCTACGCAGCACGCCGGAACTCTGGTTGGCATAGGGCACCGCGCGGCCATTCTCCAGGCGCGCACGCAAGTACTCGCGGCGGTTGCCCGGCTTGGTCCAGTTGAACCCGGCGGGCACCTGCAGGCACAACGGCTCGACCTTCTGCATGCCGAGCCGGCGCATCAGGTAGGGGCGCGCCAGCAATGCGAAGGTCACCAGGGTGGACGCCGGATTGCCCGGCAGGCCGATCACCGGCACCTGCTGGTAATGGCCCACGGTCAGCGGCTTGCCCGGCTTGATCGCCAACTTCCACAACGCCAGCTCACCCGCCTCGCGCAGGGCCGCGCCGAGGAAGTCCGCCTCGCCGACGGACACACCGCCGGTGGAGAGGATCAGGTCCACGTTCGACAGTCCCGCCAGCGCGGCGCGGGTCAGTGCAAGATCATCCGGCAGAATGCCCGCATCCACCACTTCGCAGCCGAAGCGTTGCAGCCAGGTGCGCAGCAGATGGCGGTTGCTGTTGTAGATCTGCCCGAGCGCCAGCGGTGCGCCAGGTTCGACCAGCTCGTCACCGGTGGAGAGCAACGCCACGCGCGGGCGGCGACGCACCTTCAGTTCGGCATGGCCGAGCGAGGCCGCCAGGCCGATCTCGATCGGTCCCAGGCGCGTGCCGACTGGCAGCACGCAGTCACCCTTGCGGGTTTCCTGGCCTTGCGGACGGATGTGCTGACCGGCCTTGATCGCTTCGAGGAAGCGCACGCGGCCATCGTCCAGCACCTCGACATTTTCCTGCATCTCTACGCAGTCGGCGCCCTCCGGCACCGGCGCGCCGGTGAAGATGCGCGCACAGGTGCCCGGCTGCAGCGGCTCACCCGCCTGGCCGGCGAATATCTTCTGGCTCACCGGCAGCGCTTCGCCCTGCCAGTCGGCCAGGCGCAACGCGTAGCCGTCCATGGCGCTGTTCGGCCACGGCGGCAGGTCCAGGCCGGCCAGCAGCGGCTCGGCCAGTACGCGGCCATCCGCCTCGGCCAGCGGCAGGGTTTCTGCCTCAGTGATCGGGGACTGCTCGGCCAGGGTCAACAGACGCGCCAGGGCGTCCTCGACCGGCAGCAGGCCCGGCTTATCGCAGCAGCTCATCCGCGGCTCTCGCAGGGCGCCGCCTTCTTCAGGTGCGGCACGAAGTTGCACGGACGATGGCTGGCATTCAACTGCTCGCCGAGGATGCCATCCCAGGCAGTGCGGCAGGCATTGGTGGAGCCCGGCAGGCAGCAGACCAGAGTGCCGTTGGCGAGGCCCGCCAGAGCGCGGGATTGCACGGTGGAGGTGCCGATGTCGGCCACGGAAATCTGCCGGAACAGTTCGCCGAAGCCATCCACCACCTTATCCAGCAAGCAGGTCACGGCTTCGGGCGTGCTATCGCGACCGGTGAAGCCGGTGCCACCCGTGATCAGCACGACCTGCACTTCATCCTCGGCGATCCAGGTCGCCACCTGGGCGCGGATACGATAGAGGTCATCCTTGAGCAGGACACGGGCCGCAAGGTTGTGCCCGGCGGCCTTCAGGCGGTCGACGAACAGCTGGCCGGACGTGTCGGTTTCCAGGGTGCGAGTGTCGCTGACGGTCAGAACGGCGATGTTCAGCGGGACGAATGGCTGCTCGGCCTTGTGGCTCATGATGAGGGCCCTTGCTTGTGAGGTTGGAATGCGCGGTGTTATATCACAGGCCCGCCCTGGAGACCCTGATATGCCACACGCCTCTCTGCCACCCTGTTCCGTGCTGATCCTCGCAGGAGGCCGTGGGCAACGCATGGGCGGACGCGACAAGGGACTGCTGTGCTGGCAGGAGCGGCCGCTGGTGAGTTATGCCGCCGCCCTCGCCCGGCCACTGAGCGACGACCTGATCATTTCCTGCAACCGCAATCCGGACGCGTACGCACCCTACGCGGACCGTCTGGTGCACGACGACAGCCCCGACTTCCCCGGCCCCCTGGCCGGCATCCGCGCCGGCCTCGCCGTGGCGCGGCACAGCCGCCTGCTGGTGCTGCCCTGCGATGCCCCACTGCTCGACAGCGAACTGCTGGAGCGACTGCTACAGGCCTCGGCCGCTTCGCCGGGCGCTGTACAGATGCTGCGCTGCGGCGAGCAGTGGGAGCCGCTGTTCTGCGTGATCCCTATTGCCCTGCTGCCACAGATAGAAGAGGCCTGGCAGCGTGGCGACCGCAGTCCGCGCCACGTTTTCTCGCACCTGGGCCTGCAGGCCGTGGACTGCCCCGCCAATGATCCGCGCCTCGCCAACCTTAATACGCCTGAGCTGCTCTACAACGCCCGATAGCGACGACGCCTAAAAGATTTGGGAACTTTGGCGGAAATCTCTCTGTCGGAATCGTCGTACATTTTTGCTCGCTCATCAGGAGATTCACTCATGACCAACCGGATGCTTCCCGCCGTCCTGCTCGCCTTGGGCATTGGCGTGCTTGCAGGTTGCTCCACTCCGTCCGTCATCACGCTGAACGATGGACGCGAGATTCAATCCGTCGACAAGCCCAAGTACGACCATGATTCCGGCTTCTATGAGTTCGAACAGCTGGATGGCAAAGCCATCCGCGTAAACAAGGATCAGGTGCGGACCGTCAAGGAGCTCTAAGTTCCCCGCGCATGAAAACGCCCTGCAGGCCCTGGCCGGTCTGCGGGGCGTTCGCCCTTTTTGGGGGGGACGAAAAAATTTTCGCTAACCCCTTGTGCATCAAAAGTTTTTCGGTAGAATGCGCGCCATCAGAACGGAGCGTAGCGCAGCTTGGTAGCGCGTCTCGTTCGGGACGAGAAGGTCGCTGGTTCGAATCCAGTCGCTCCGACCAATTCCCGAAAAACCCGCCTAACGGCGGGTTTTTTATTGCCTGAAGTTTTTGCTTCCGGACCATGAAAAAGCCCGTCTTCACAGACGGGCTTTTTCATGGTCCGGTCAGAGCTGTCCGGACTTGCGCATCGACACTTGCGACAGCGCACTCCAGTCCCGCTCACCGTCGCCATGAGCGATGGCCTCCAGCAGGTTGTCACGCAGCACACTCGCGAACGGCAACGGCACCCGCTGTGCCTGTCCAGCTGACAGCGCCAGCCCTACATCCTTCAACCCCAGCACCAGGCGGAACGCCGCCGGATCGAAGCGCTGCTGGGCAATCAGCGCCCCGTAGTTGCGATACACCGGCGCGTTGAACAGGGTGTTGCCCATGATTTCCAGCAGCTCGGCCGGCTCGACACCGAAGCTCTTCACCAGGGCGGCGCTCTCCCCCATCGCCTCGATGGCGCTGGCGATCATGAAGTTGCCGGCGATCTTCACCACGGCTGCGTGGCGCGGATCACCCCCCAGCGGCCAGGTCTTCTGCCCCAGCACATCGAGCACCGGTTGCACCTTGGCGATGGCGACCTCGGGTCCGGCCACCAGGATATTGAGCTTGCCGGCGGCGGCCACATCGGTGCGTCCGAAGACCGGGGCCGCGATGAACTCGACGCCCTGCCGGCGATGCAGCTCCATCAGCTCGCCGACGAAGGCGGTGGAGAGCGTCGCCATGCTCAGGTGAATCAACCCGGCCTTGGCCGAAGCCAGCGCCCCGCTGTCGATCAGCACGGCACGGCTGGAATCGTCGTCGGCCAGCATCGAGATCACCAACTCGGCGTCGAACGCTTCCACGGGATCGCGGGCGGCTTGCGCGCCGAGCGCCAGCAGGGGCTCCAGCGGCCCCGGCGAACGATTCCAGGCGATCAGTTGGTGACCGGCCCGGATCAGGTTGGTAGCCATGGCGGCACCCATGCCGCCGAGCCCGAGAAATCCAATCTTCATGAAATCGCCTCGCTGCGATTGAGTCGGGAGAAGGTCGCCGGGATGCTCAGTAGTTGAAGATCAGCAGTTGAGGAAACGGGCGACCTGTTCGGCATCGAAGGGCCAGTTGAGCTCCGCGCCACTGTCGCAGCGGCGCAGGACCGGAATGGTCAGGCCATAGCGCTCGACCCACTCTTCGCGGTCGGCAATGTCTACCAGTTCGACCAGCAGACCGTGTTCGACGAAGGGCATCAACACTGCCTCCGCCACTTCGCAGAGATGGCAACCCAGGGTGCCGAAGAGCTGGCATTCAGGGGACATGTTCGACTCCATTGTTCAGACGCCGGCGTGTTGCAGCAGCACAT harbors:
- the glp gene encoding gephyrin-like molybdotransferase Glp, which gives rise to MSCCDKPGLLPVEDALARLLTLAEQSPITEAETLPLAEADGRVLAEPLLAGLDLPPWPNSAMDGYALRLADWQGEALPVSQKIFAGQAGEPLQPGTCARIFTGAPVPEGADCVEMQENVEVLDDGRVRFLEAIKAGQHIRPQGQETRKGDCVLPVGTRLGPIEIGLAASLGHAELKVRRRPRVALLSTGDELVEPGAPLALGQIYNSNRHLLRTWLQRFGCEVVDAGILPDDLALTRAALAGLSNVDLILSTGGVSVGEADFLGAALREAGELALWKLAIKPGKPLTVGHYQQVPVIGLPGNPASTLVTFALLARPYLMRRLGMQKVEPLCLQVPAGFNWTKPGNRREYLRARLENGRAVPYANQSSGVLRSAAWAEGLAEVREGTTLAEGDALVFIPFSELLD
- the moaB gene encoding molybdenum cofactor biosynthesis protein B, whose amino-acid sequence is MSHKAEQPFVPLNIAVLTVSDTRTLETDTSGQLFVDRLKAAGHNLAARVLLKDDLYRIRAQVATWIAEDEVQVVLITGGTGFTGRDSTPEAVTCLLDKVVDGFGELFRQISVADIGTSTVQSRALAGLANGTLVCCLPGSTNACRTAWDGILGEQLNASHRPCNFVPHLKKAAPCESRG
- the mobA gene encoding molybdenum cofactor guanylyltransferase MobA → MPHASLPPCSVLILAGGRGQRMGGRDKGLLCWQERPLVSYAAALARPLSDDLIISCNRNPDAYAPYADRLVHDDSPDFPGPLAGIRAGLAVARHSRLLVLPCDAPLLDSELLERLLQASAASPGAVQMLRCGEQWEPLFCVIPIALLPQIEEAWQRGDRSPRHVFSHLGLQAVDCPANDPRLANLNTPELLYNAR
- a CDS encoding YgdI/YgdR family lipoprotein → MTNRMLPAVLLALGIGVLAGCSTPSVITLNDGREIQSVDKPKYDHDSGFYEFEQLDGKAIRVNKDQVRTVKEL
- a CDS encoding NAD(P)-dependent oxidoreductase, with the protein product MKIGFLGLGGMGAAMATNLIRAGHQLIAWNRSPGPLEPLLALGAQAARDPVEAFDAELVISMLADDDSSRAVLIDSGALASAKAGLIHLSMATLSTAFVGELMELHRRQGVEFIAAPVFGRTDVAAAGKLNILVAGPEVAIAKVQPVLDVLGQKTWPLGGDPRHAAVVKIAGNFMIASAIEAMGESAALVKSFGVEPAELLEIMGNTLFNAPVYRNYGALIAQQRFDPAAFRLVLGLKDVGLALSAGQAQRVPLPFASVLRDNLLEAIAHGDGERDWSALSQVSMRKSGQL
- a CDS encoding glutaredoxin family protein; this translates as MSPECQLFGTLGCHLCEVAEAVLMPFVEHGLLVELVDIADREEWVERYGLTIPVLRRCDSGAELNWPFDAEQVARFLNC